A single Roseinatronobacter monicus DNA region contains:
- the urtA gene encoding urea ABC transporter substrate-binding protein, translating into MIKKTLLTTAATTALLSATPAFANCPIQVGVLHSLSGSMAISETTLRDVMLMLVDQQNAKGGVLGCELEAVVVDPASDWPLFAELTRQLLTVNEVDVIFGAWTSVSRKALLPVLEELNGLFFYPVQYEGQESSRNVFYTGAAPNQQAIPAVDYFLEELGVESFALLGTDYVYPRTTNAILESYLLDKGIAPEDIFVNYTPFGHADWSTIVGDVIGLGAGGKQVGVISTINGDANIGFYTELAAQGVSADDIPVVAFSVGEEELSGLDTSRLVGHLAAWNYFMSADTPVNEEFIAAWHEFIGDENRVTNDPMEAHYIGFNMWVQAVEAAGTTDVDAVREAMWGQEFPNLTGGMAVMNTNHHLSKPVLIGEIRADGQFDIISQTEEVPGVAWSPFLEDSATLVSDWQELECGMFDTATETCVQLTSNY; encoded by the coding sequence ATGATCAAGAAAACCCTTCTGACCACTGCTGCCACAACAGCCTTGCTTTCTGCCACGCCCGCATTCGCAAATTGCCCTATTCAGGTTGGCGTACTGCATTCGCTGTCAGGCAGCATGGCAATTTCGGAAACCACGCTGCGCGATGTCATGCTGATGCTTGTCGACCAGCAAAACGCCAAGGGCGGCGTGCTGGGATGTGAGCTGGAAGCCGTGGTCGTTGACCCCGCCTCTGACTGGCCGCTTTTTGCGGAACTGACCCGCCAGTTGCTGACCGTGAATGAAGTTGATGTCATTTTCGGGGCCTGGACCTCGGTGAGCCGCAAGGCGTTGTTGCCGGTGCTGGAAGAATTGAACGGCCTGTTCTTCTACCCTGTGCAATATGAAGGGCAGGAAAGCTCGCGCAATGTGTTCTACACAGGTGCGGCACCAAACCAGCAGGCGATCCCTGCGGTTGATTATTTCCTTGAAGAACTGGGCGTCGAGTCATTTGCGCTTCTGGGCACTGACTATGTCTATCCGCGCACCACGAATGCGATCCTTGAATCCTATCTGCTGGACAAGGGAATCGCGCCTGAGGATATCTTCGTCAACTACACCCCCTTCGGCCATGCCGACTGGTCCACGATTGTGGGCGATGTGATCGGCCTTGGGGCCGGTGGCAAGCAGGTTGGCGTCATCTCGACCATCAATGGCGATGCAAATATCGGCTTCTATACCGAGCTTGCGGCACAAGGTGTGAGCGCGGATGACATTCCGGTTGTCGCCTTTTCGGTCGGTGAAGAAGAGTTGTCAGGGCTGGATACATCGCGTCTGGTCGGGCATCTGGCAGCATGGAACTACTTCATGTCCGCCGACACCCCTGTAAATGAAGAATTCATTGCGGCATGGCATGAATTCATCGGCGACGAGAACCGCGTGACCAATGACCCGATGGAGGCCCATTACATCGGCTTCAACATGTGGGTTCAGGCGGTTGAAGCGGCTGGGACCACCGATGTGGACGCTGTGCGCGAGGCCATGTGGGGGCAGGAATTCCCCAACCTGACCGGTGGTATGGCCGTGATGAACACCAATCATCACCTGTCCAAGCCTGTCCTGATTGGCGAAATCCGCGCAGATGGTCAGTTTGACATCATCAGCCAGACCGAAGAAGTGCCCGGCGTTGCCTGGTCACCCTTCCTAGAAGACAGCGCCACACTGGTCAGTGACTGGCAAGAGCTGGAATGCGGCATGTTCGACACAGCGACGGAAACCTGTGTTCAGCTGACCTCCAACTACTAA
- a CDS encoding fumarylacetoacetate hydrolase family protein, producing the protein MKLLRWGPAGQEKPGMLDAQGTARDLSGLVPDIAGPVLSDAGLAMLRGLDPETLPEVPQDARLGVCVGGTGKVICIGLNYSDHAAETGAEVPSEPITFMKATSALCGPNDPIIIPQGSKSTDWEVELAIIIGTQARYIPQSEAFSHIAGYTIGNDVSERDWQKHRSGQWTKGKSSDNFGPVGPWLVTRDEVTDPQDLNLWLSVNGTRMQDGTTKTMVYGVSFLVSYLSQFFTLLPGDIIMTGTPPGVGLGMKPPRFLKPGDLVELGIDGLGQQRQEVIDDPRV; encoded by the coding sequence ATGAAACTGCTGCGTTGGGGCCCTGCGGGGCAGGAAAAGCCCGGCATGCTGGATGCACAAGGCACCGCCCGTGACCTGTCAGGGCTTGTGCCGGACATCGCTGGCCCTGTGCTGTCGGATGCGGGGCTTGCCATGCTGCGCGGGCTGGACCCCGAAACCCTGCCAGAGGTGCCACAGGATGCGCGCCTTGGCGTTTGCGTTGGTGGCACCGGCAAGGTCATCTGCATCGGTCTGAACTATTCCGACCATGCCGCCGAAACCGGCGCCGAAGTCCCGTCAGAGCCGATCACCTTCATGAAAGCGACTTCGGCGCTCTGCGGGCCGAATGACCCCATCATCATCCCGCAAGGATCGAAATCGACGGATTGGGAAGTCGAGCTGGCCATCATCATCGGCACCCAAGCCCGCTATATTCCGCAATCCGAGGCGTTCTCGCATATCGCGGGCTATACGATCGGCAATGATGTCAGCGAACGCGACTGGCAAAAGCACCGCTCCGGGCAATGGACCAAGGGCAAAAGCTCTGACAATTTCGGGCCGGTCGGGCCGTGGCTTGTCACCCGCGACGAGGTGACCGACCCGCAAGACCTGAACCTGTGGCTGAGTGTCAACGGCACGCGCATGCAGGACGGCACAACCAAGACGATGGTGTATGGCGTCAGCTTTCTGGTCAGCTATCTCAGCCAGTTTTTCACGCTGCTTCCCGGTGACATTATCATGACCGGCACCCCCCCCGGTGTGGGGCTTGGGATGAAGCCGCCGCGCTTTCTCAAACCCGGCGATCTGGTCGAGTTGGGCATTGACGGGCTTGGACAGCAGCGACAAGAGGTGATCGACGACCCGCGCGTGTGA
- the urtD gene encoding urea ABC transporter ATP-binding protein UrtD encodes MTTLLEVSGVSVTFDGFRAINNLSIAIGEPELRAVIGPNGAGKTTFMDIVTGKTKPDEGKVLWGERSIDLLKLSESQIAKAGIGRKFQKPTVFEDQSVNDNLAMALKNKRGPFSVLMWKAADSDRARIVELAEEIGLTDRLAHRAGDLSHGQKQWLEIGMLLAQDPRLLLVDEPAAGMTPAEREHTTDLLKRAAQTRAVMVIEHDMEFIRRLNCRVTVLHEGSVLAEGSLDHVTKNQQVIDVYLGR; translated from the coding sequence ATGACGACCTTGCTGGAAGTCTCTGGCGTATCGGTCACCTTTGACGGGTTCCGCGCCATCAACAATCTGTCCATCGCCATAGGCGAGCCGGAATTGCGCGCGGTGATCGGCCCCAATGGCGCAGGCAAGACCACTTTCATGGATATCGTCACCGGCAAGACCAAGCCTGATGAGGGCAAGGTTCTGTGGGGCGAGCGGTCGATTGATCTGCTGAAGCTGTCAGAAAGCCAAATTGCCAAAGCGGGGATCGGCCGGAAATTCCAGAAACCCACTGTGTTCGAGGATCAGTCCGTCAACGACAATCTGGCGATGGCCCTGAAGAACAAGCGCGGCCCGTTTTCGGTGCTGATGTGGAAAGCCGCCGACAGCGACCGCGCCCGGATCGTGGAACTGGCCGAGGAGATCGGCCTGACCGACCGTCTGGCCCACCGCGCGGGCGATCTGAGCCATGGGCAGAAACAATGGCTGGAAATCGGCATGTTACTGGCCCAAGACCCGCGCCTGTTGCTGGTCGATGAACCGGCCGCTGGCATGACCCCCGCCGAGCGCGAACATACCACCGACCTGCTGAAACGTGCCGCGCAAACGCGTGCGGTGATGGTGATTGAACATGACATGGAATTCATCCGCCGCCTGAATTGCCGCGTGACCGTGCTGCATGAAGGGTCAGTTCTGGCCGAGGGCAGTCTGGACCATGTGACGAAAAACCAGCAGGTGATTGATGTATATCTGGGGCGCTAA
- the urtB gene encoding urea ABC transporter permease subunit UrtB has translation MLRLLPRIASLFACLIALATLAPARAVAQAETPLQDVLQTVQPLVASPSRGSVPDVLAALMDADAPGTVAFLRAWSDRDVYERPEDGLFFFAREGDDRDLVLIDIDTGEEVGTASSRALNHIRPNAGVRREVNAALVQFELLNPDPARRIAALESIARSPDAEQIEALEIALEAEQVNAIAVRMQRLLDLLNARFATDTPTRVEAIEGLRGDISTEARRALNQILQTRSDFAEAVPEGTNVARIRVPGDDMTLIAAYTVLSDAELFPVRPGRNAIRDVLRANVVDGAVGGIPVHQLDTDAARRAAYLALEEAGTVAPLVTTADMEAAVAQFVFYDAYLEADAAVTDAARDALDSTRTRISVWQFVGISIDALSLASIFFLAAIGLAITFGVMRVINMAHGEFIMMGAYTGYVVQTLIPDYTVSLVVALPLAFLVTFAAGVAMERLVIRHLYTRPLETLLATFGISIALQQLAKNIFGTQARPLTSPDWLAGAIAVNDVVSVSTIRVAIFFMALFFLLALLVILNRTRLGLEVRAVTQNPGMAASMGINPDRINMLTFGLGSGIAGVAGVSIGLVAQVTSEMGANYIVQSFMTVVVGGVGSVFGTLAGATLIGFLQKGIEWFNPANTLAAQTYMVLFIILFIQFRPKGIVALKGRAAGD, from the coding sequence ATGCTGCGACTGCTGCCCCGCATCGCGAGTTTGTTCGCATGCCTGATTGCATTAGCCACGCTCGCCCCCGCCCGCGCTGTGGCGCAGGCCGAAACCCCGCTTCAGGATGTGCTGCAAACAGTGCAGCCCTTGGTCGCAAGCCCGTCGCGCGGCAGCGTGCCGGATGTGCTGGCCGCGCTGATGGACGCAGACGCCCCCGGCACCGTGGCGTTCTTGCGCGCATGGTCGGATCGGGACGTGTATGAGCGCCCCGAGGATGGACTGTTCTTCTTTGCCCGCGAGGGTGACGACCGCGACCTTGTGCTGATCGACATTGATACGGGCGAAGAGGTCGGCACCGCCAGTTCGCGCGCACTGAACCATATCCGCCCCAATGCCGGTGTGCGCCGCGAGGTGAACGCCGCGCTGGTGCAGTTTGAATTGCTGAACCCCGATCCTGCCCGCCGCATTGCCGCGCTGGAAAGCATCGCGCGCAGCCCCGATGCCGAACAGATCGAGGCGCTGGAAATCGCGCTTGAGGCCGAGCAAGTCAACGCCATTGCAGTGCGGATGCAGCGCCTGCTGGATCTGCTGAATGCCCGTTTCGCAACCGATACGCCCACGCGCGTCGAGGCAATTGAGGGCTTGCGCGGCGATATCAGCACCGAGGCGCGGCGCGCGCTCAACCAGATTTTGCAAACCCGCTCCGACTTTGCCGAGGCAGTGCCCGAAGGCACGAATGTCGCGCGCATCCGGGTTCCGGGCGATGATATGACGCTGATCGCCGCCTATACTGTGCTGTCAGACGCCGAGTTGTTTCCTGTCCGCCCCGGTCGCAATGCCATCCGCGATGTGCTGCGGGCCAATGTCGTGGACGGGGCGGTCGGCGGCATCCCGGTGCACCAGCTGGACACGGACGCGGCGCGGCGCGCGGCCTATCTCGCGTTGGAGGAGGCAGGCACTGTCGCGCCCTTGGTCACAACGGCGGATATGGAAGCCGCAGTGGCGCAATTTGTCTTCTATGACGCCTATCTCGAAGCGGACGCGGCCGTGACCGACGCCGCGCGCGACGCGCTGGACAGCACCCGCACGCGCATCTCGGTCTGGCAATTTGTGGGCATCTCGATTGATGCGCTCTCGCTGGCGTCGATCTTCTTTCTGGCCGCGATTGGTCTGGCAATCACCTTCGGGGTGATGCGGGTCATCAATATGGCGCATGGCGAATTTATCATGATGGGCGCCTATACCGGCTATGTCGTGCAAACGCTGATCCCGGATTACACGGTGTCCTTGGTGGTGGCGTTGCCGCTGGCGTTCCTGGTCACCTTCGCTGCCGGTGTGGCGATGGAACGGCTGGTGATCCGCCATCTCTATACCCGCCCGCTAGAGACATTGCTGGCGACCTTCGGCATCTCGATTGCACTCCAGCAACTGGCCAAGAACATCTTTGGCACGCAAGCGCGCCCCCTGACCTCGCCCGACTGGCTGGCAGGGGCGATTGCGGTGAATGATGTGGTGTCGGTGTCGACCATCCGGGTTGCGATCTTCTTCATGGCCTTGTTCTTCCTTTTGGCGTTGCTGGTCATTCTGAACCGCACGCGCCTGGGGCTGGAAGTACGCGCCGTCACGCAAAACCCCGGCATGGCAGCCAGCATGGGGATCAACCCCGACCGGATCAATATGCTGACCTTCGGGCTGGGATCGGGCATTGCCGGTGTTGCAGGGGTGTCGATCGGGCTGGTGGCGCAGGTCACCTCCGAGATGGGCGCGAATTACATCGTACAAAGCTTCATGACAGTGGTTGTAGGCGGTGTCGGGTCTGTCTTTGGCACACTGGCAGGGGCCACGCTGATCGGGTTCCTGCAAAAGGGGATCGAGTGGTTCAACCCTGCCAATACGCTGGCCGCCCAGACCTATATGGTCTTGTTCATCATCCTGTTCATTCAGTTCCGGCCCAAGGGTATCGTTGCCCTGAAGGGCCGCGCCGCCGGAGATTGA
- the urtC gene encoding urea ABC transporter permease subunit UrtC, whose translation MSIEIPRVTSASKPQGRFLRANPSVMWFMGLLGLFTLGVTILSEGFGIGAISTNLVKVLGMTLCLCLIAIAMDVVWGYCGILSLGHFAFFGLGGYAIGMWLMYARTEIVIRDSLGRGTIPPTELEVSEGVAAQIFGVVGSSELPLIWSFAGSLPFQLAMVVLVPGALALVFGWLAFRSRVTGVYLSILTQAMTLALALYLFQNDTGLRGNNGLSGLQNIPGFLHVPQSVISMWFFWASAFALGAGYLLFAWVVSGKFGSVIRAIRDNEARVRFLGYNVEGYKLFVFTITAIISGIAGALYYPQAGIINPAEIAPIASIYLAVWVAIGGRGRLYGAVIGAAFVSLLSSWLTGGGAPNIDLGLFRIVWTDWWLVFLGLGFVAVTLFFPKGIGGLFDYLVRKQS comes from the coding sequence ATGTCGATAGAAATTCCGCGCGTCACCTCTGCCTCAAAACCCCAAGGGCGCTTTTTGCGGGCAAACCCGTCTGTGATGTGGTTCATGGGGTTGTTGGGGCTGTTTACGCTTGGCGTCACAATCCTGTCCGAAGGCTTTGGGATCGGGGCGATTTCAACCAATCTGGTCAAGGTGCTGGGCATGACGCTGTGCCTGTGCCTGATCGCCATAGCGATGGATGTGGTCTGGGGCTATTGCGGCATTCTCAGCCTTGGGCATTTCGCATTTTTCGGGCTGGGGGGCTATGCCATCGGCATGTGGCTGATGTATGCGCGCACGGAAATCGTGATCCGCGACAGCCTTGGGCGCGGGACCATTCCGCCGACTGAACTGGAAGTGTCCGAAGGGGTGGCGGCGCAGATTTTCGGGGTCGTCGGGTCGTCAGAATTGCCCCTGATCTGGTCTTTCGCAGGCTCTTTGCCGTTTCAACTGGCAATGGTGGTTCTGGTGCCGGGGGCGTTGGCGCTGGTCTTTGGCTGGCTGGCCTTTCGCAGCCGCGTCACAGGCGTTTACCTGTCGATCCTGACGCAAGCCATGACACTGGCGCTGGCGCTGTATCTGTTCCAGAACGACACGGGCCTGCGCGGCAATAACGGGCTGTCGGGGTTGCAGAATATCCCCGGCTTTCTGCATGTACCGCAATCTGTGATCTCGATGTGGTTCTTCTGGGCCTCTGCCTTTGCGCTGGGTGCGGGGTATCTGTTATTTGCTTGGGTGGTGTCGGGCAAGTTCGGTTCTGTCATCCGCGCGATCCGCGACAATGAGGCGCGTGTGCGCTTCCTTGGCTATAATGTCGAAGGCTACAAGCTGTTCGTCTTTACCATCACGGCGATCATCTCGGGCATTGCGGGGGCGCTCTATTATCCGCAGGCAGGCATCATCAACCCCGCTGAAATCGCGCCCATCGCCTCGATCTATCTGGCGGTTTGGGTGGCCATCGGGGGCAGAGGGCGCTTGTACGGCGCAGTAATCGGCGCGGCTTTCGTGTCGCTTTTGTCCAGCTGGCTGACAGGTGGCGGCGCGCCGAACATTGATCTGGGGCTGTTTCGCATCGTCTGGACCGATTGGTGGCTGGTGTTTCTTGGCCTTGGCTTTGTCGCGGTCACGTTGTTTTTCCCCAAGGGCATCGGCGGGCTGTTTGATTATCTGGTGAGGAAACAGTCATGA
- a CDS encoding cytochrome-c peroxidase, translating into MRQSVLGGGLVAALLVGGQSAAQTSLPDPVEDAIFAQHPSDLVQLGWHLFYDPILSGNRDVACATCHHPEFGSSDGVSLGLGAKAQGLGPERRANPDTPPEQRMPRNSPALWNLGAAEFTRMFHDGRIEVDETRPSGLRTPLEEDMVAGFASLLSAQNMFPVLSPDEMAGHYNENDIAQAVRQGRLTGPGGAWDLIAARIRDIPDYADRFVALKDDIDSPAQITFPHVSNAIAVFVAVEFRSDTSPFDAYLRGEGALPDAAQRGLDLFYGAATCASCHSGPFQTDHRFHARGTPQLGPGKAARFESHRRDTGRMRVTGRAEDAFAFRTPSLRNIAHTAPYGHAGSHATLAGFIRDHADPVAALARYDRSQVILPALDVQDWQIMDDPTERAAIAQAVSTPPIALSDADIADLVAFLETLSDPQALLGRLGVPDAVPSGLEVPRP; encoded by the coding sequence ATGCGGCAATCGGTATTGGGGGGCGGTCTGGTCGCGGCGCTGCTGGTCGGGGGACAAAGTGCTGCGCAGACCAGTTTGCCCGACCCCGTAGAAGATGCGATTTTTGCCCAGCATCCTTCTGATTTGGTGCAACTGGGCTGGCACCTGTTTTACGACCCGATCCTGTCGGGCAACCGCGATGTGGCTTGTGCGACCTGCCACCACCCCGAATTTGGCAGCTCTGACGGGGTGTCGCTGGGCCTTGGGGCCAAGGCGCAGGGGCTTGGCCCTGAGCGCCGCGCAAACCCCGACACCCCGCCAGAGCAACGCATGCCCCGCAATTCGCCTGCGCTGTGGAACCTTGGCGCGGCAGAGTTTACCCGCATGTTCCATGATGGCCGGATCGAGGTGGATGAAACCCGCCCCTCGGGACTGCGCACCCCGCTGGAAGAGGACATGGTCGCAGGCTTTGCCTCGCTTTTGTCGGCGCAAAACATGTTTCCTGTCCTTAGCCCGGACGAGATGGCGGGCCATTACAACGAGAATGACATCGCGCAGGCCGTGCGGCAGGGGCGTCTGACAGGGCCGGGCGGCGCGTGGGATCTGATCGCCGCGCGTATCCGCGACATTCCCGACTATGCCGACCGCTTCGTGGCGTTGAAAGACGATATCGACAGCCCTGCGCAAATCACCTTCCCGCATGTCTCGAACGCCATTGCGGTGTTTGTGGCGGTCGAGTTCCGCTCGGATACCAGCCCGTTTGATGCCTATCTGCGCGGTGAGGGGGCGTTGCCGGACGCCGCGCAGCGCGGTCTGGACCTGTTCTATGGCGCGGCCACCTGCGCCAGTTGCCACTCTGGCCCGTTCCAGACCGATCACCGTTTTCATGCGCGCGGCACCCCGCAACTGGGGCCGGGCAAGGCCGCACGGTTTGAATCGCACAGGCGCGATACCGGACGTATGCGCGTCACCGGGCGCGCGGAAGATGCCTTTGCCTTTCGCACGCCATCCTTGCGCAATATCGCGCACACGGCCCCTTATGGTCATGCCGGATCACATGCCACGCTGGCAGGTTTCATCCGTGACCACGCCGACCCGGTCGCGGCACTTGCGCGCTATGACCGATCTCAGGTCATCTTGCCCGCGCTGGATGTTCAGGATTGGCAGATCATGGATGACCCCACTGAGCGCGCCGCGATTGCACAGGCTGTCAGCACCCCGCCCATCGCGCTGAGTGATGCCGATATTGCCGATCTGGTGGCGTTTCTGGAAACCCTGTCCGACCCGCAAGCCTTATTGGGGCGCTTGGGCGTGCCGGATGCGGTGCCAAGCGGGCTGGAAGTGCCGCGCCCCTAG
- a CDS encoding Stealth CR1 domain-containing protein: MTPDMPSPAQGPIDAVITWVDGSDRNHAAKRAKAMGAARLPLHPNGVNPHRWGSSDELRYCLQSIANNAPWLRHIWIVTDDQTPDLSAVPDLLRERLKIIDHTQIFAGFTQYLPTFNSLSIETVLWRIPGLADRFLYFNDDVFLTAPLSPEDVFQGDVPVLRGKWADYTALEADPEKKHDPALFNHFTQINAARMAGLAPGHLWTSAHVVHPLSRPILAQLFAQFTQPFIANLAHPFRDVSQFQPMALHNHTCIRNGHHVTPGQTDYLHLRSGAVIDFPIEAVQAYLRRSVLPDAKFLCVNDLPQIEQALPDARYWIERAISA; encoded by the coding sequence GTGACACCTGACATGCCATCCCCTGCGCAAGGGCCTATCGACGCGGTCATCACATGGGTTGACGGCTCTGACCGCAACCACGCGGCCAAACGCGCCAAAGCTATGGGCGCAGCACGCCTCCCGCTTCATCCGAACGGGGTCAATCCGCACCGGTGGGGCAGCAGTGACGAGCTGCGCTATTGCCTTCAGTCGATTGCCAATAACGCGCCTTGGCTGCGCCATATCTGGATCGTGACCGATGACCAGACGCCGGACCTGTCCGCCGTGCCGGACCTGCTGAGAGAGCGGCTGAAAATCATCGACCACACCCAGATATTCGCGGGGTTTACGCAGTATCTGCCGACCTTCAATTCGCTGTCCATCGAAACAGTCCTGTGGCGCATTCCCGGTCTGGCTGACAGGTTCTTGTATTTCAATGATGATGTCTTTCTGACCGCGCCGCTCAGCCCTGAGGATGTGTTTCAAGGTGATGTGCCTGTCTTGCGCGGCAAATGGGCCGATTACACAGCCCTGGAGGCCGACCCGGAGAAGAAACACGACCCCGCCCTGTTCAACCATTTCACCCAGATCAACGCCGCCCGCATGGCAGGCTTAGCGCCCGGTCATCTATGGACCAGCGCCCATGTCGTGCACCCCCTTAGCCGCCCCATTCTGGCGCAGCTCTTCGCGCAGTTCACGCAGCCGTTCATCGCCAATCTCGCGCATCCCTTCCGCGATGTGTCCCAATTCCAGCCGATGGCGCTGCACAATCACACCTGCATCCGCAACGGCCACCATGTCACCCCTGGACAGACAGATTACCTGCATCTGCGCAGCGGTGCCGTAATCGACTTCCCGATTGAGGCCGTGCAGGCTTATCTGCGCCGCTCGGTTCTACCCGACGCCAAATTTCTTTGCGTCAACGATTTGCCGCAGATCGAACAGGCCCTGCCCGATGCGCGCTACTGGATCGAACGCGCCATCAGTGCGTGA